The following proteins are co-located in the Micromonospora viridifaciens genome:
- a CDS encoding carboxylesterase/lipase family protein has product MATDSGLVRGVLTDEYRSFQGIPYAAAPVGELRWASPQPVTPWTEVRDATQPGDACAQPAGIPMGRPSTSEDCLLLNVTTPRGGSNQLRPVMVWLHGGSLTYGAGDIYSPTGLVTRGDVVVVTVNYRLGALGFLAHQAFDAGASRSGNFGLEDQQAALRWVRRNAAAFGGDPRNVTLFGQSAGSFSACAHLASPASAGLFDKAIMQSGPCTAGWAPATTSSPRPRAVAQQEALALAKSLGCSDLATAAACLRAKPVSDLLTAAASLSDLGPVLGGPILPIDPAEALATGRFHRVPVIHGYNRDEERLRVWGLEVSGANCGPGVPTLPGRPQECPLTAAKYLDQLRQEWPGNAGKVAARYPSGRYASPSEALGGALTDAVWVRPTLDTAAALARYVPTYAYEFGDEQAPFFLGANQPSFPLGAFHTAELPYLFTVGYAQPLSDAQQALSEQMIAYWARFARTGDPSGPGTPTWSPYDGRHVLSLAPGAIRPMDAKAAHHYAFWQSLDR; this is encoded by the coding sequence GTGGCGACCGACAGCGGCCTGGTCAGGGGAGTGCTCACCGACGAATACCGGTCCTTCCAAGGAATCCCGTACGCGGCGGCTCCGGTCGGCGAGCTGCGCTGGGCCTCACCGCAGCCGGTCACACCGTGGACGGAGGTGCGCGACGCCACCCAGCCGGGCGACGCCTGCGCCCAGCCGGCCGGCATCCCGATGGGCCGGCCGAGCACCTCGGAGGACTGCCTGCTCCTCAACGTGACCACACCGCGCGGCGGCAGCAACCAGCTGCGGCCGGTGATGGTCTGGCTGCACGGCGGCAGCCTCACCTACGGAGCCGGTGACATCTACTCCCCGACCGGGCTCGTCACCCGGGGCGATGTCGTCGTCGTGACCGTCAACTACCGGCTCGGCGCACTCGGCTTCCTCGCCCACCAGGCCTTCGACGCCGGGGCGAGCAGGTCGGGCAACTTCGGCCTGGAGGACCAGCAGGCGGCCCTCCGCTGGGTACGCCGTAACGCCGCCGCCTTCGGCGGCGACCCGCGCAACGTGACCCTGTTCGGGCAGTCCGCGGGCAGCTTCAGCGCCTGCGCGCACCTGGCCTCACCGGCGTCGGCGGGACTGTTCGACAAGGCGATCATGCAGAGCGGTCCGTGCACCGCCGGCTGGGCCCCGGCCACGACGTCGTCGCCGCGGCCGCGGGCGGTGGCGCAGCAGGAGGCGCTGGCCCTGGCGAAGTCGCTCGGCTGCTCGGACCTGGCCACCGCGGCGGCGTGCCTACGGGCGAAGCCGGTCAGCGACCTGCTCACCGCGGCCGCGTCGCTGTCCGACCTCGGGCCCGTGCTGGGCGGTCCGATCCTGCCGATCGATCCCGCCGAGGCGCTGGCCACGGGCCGGTTCCATCGGGTGCCCGTGATCCACGGCTACAACCGGGACGAGGAGCGGCTGCGCGTGTGGGGCCTGGAGGTGTCCGGGGCGAACTGCGGCCCTGGCGTGCCGACGCTGCCCGGCCGGCCGCAGGAGTGCCCGCTGACCGCCGCGAAGTACCTGGACCAGCTCCGCCAGGAGTGGCCCGGCAACGCCGGGAAGGTTGCGGCCCGCTACCCGAGCGGCAGGTACGCGTCACCGAGCGAGGCCCTGGGTGGCGCGCTCACCGACGCCGTCTGGGTCCGGCCGACCCTGGACACCGCTGCCGCGCTGGCCCGCTACGTCCCGACGTACGCGTACGAGTTCGGCGATGAGCAGGCGCCGTTCTTCCTCGGGGCGAACCAGCCCAGCTTCCCGCTCGGGGCCTTCCACACCGCCGAGCTGCCGTACCTGTTCACCGTCGGCTACGCCCAGCCGCTCTCGGACGCCCAGCAGGCGCTCAGCGAGCAGATGATCGCTTACTGGGCGCGATTCGCGCGCACCGGCGACCCGAGCGGCCCTGGCACGCCGACCTGGTCGCCGTATGACGGGCGGCACGTGCTCTCCCTCGCCCCGGGAGCGATCCGGCCGATGGACGCCAAGGCCGCCCACCACTACGCCTTCTGGCAGTCGCTGGACCGCTGA
- a CDS encoding endonuclease/exonuclease/phosphatase family protein encodes MRLSIHRRSLLGAALAAALAPLSLATPASAIEPAGSAAPPVALRVATYNIHAGAGEDNVFDLDRTAEAIRSLNADVVGLQEVDVHWGDRSNFVDEAQELAERLGMRAFFAPIYDFDPLTVGAPRRQYGVAVLSRYPILEAENHEITRLSTQVPNPVPAPAPGFAEVTINVRGAHVHVYSTHLDYRADPTVRRMQVADTLNILAADSGPKVLVGDLNAQPGAPELAALWQDLRDTAPGGAKTYPAINPVSRIDVISVSPDITVVGTSTTATAASDHRPVVADLLLHQRGD; translated from the coding sequence TTGAGACTGAGCATTCACCGCCGTTCACTGCTCGGCGCCGCGCTCGCCGCTGCGCTGGCACCGCTGTCGTTGGCCACCCCGGCCAGCGCGATCGAGCCCGCGGGATCGGCCGCGCCGCCCGTGGCGCTGCGCGTGGCCACCTACAACATCCACGCCGGGGCCGGTGAGGACAACGTCTTCGACCTCGACCGGACCGCCGAGGCGATCCGGTCGCTGAACGCCGACGTGGTCGGCCTTCAGGAGGTCGACGTCCACTGGGGAGACCGCAGCAACTTCGTCGACGAGGCCCAGGAGCTCGCCGAGCGGCTGGGCATGCGGGCCTTCTTCGCGCCGATCTACGACTTCGACCCGCTGACCGTCGGTGCGCCGCGCCGGCAGTACGGGGTCGCGGTGCTCAGCCGCTACCCGATCCTCGAAGCGGAGAATCACGAGATCACCCGGCTCTCCACCCAGGTGCCCAACCCGGTGCCCGCGCCGGCGCCCGGCTTCGCGGAGGTGACGATCAACGTGCGGGGCGCGCACGTGCACGTGTACTCCACGCACCTCGACTACCGGGCGGACCCGACCGTGCGGCGCATGCAGGTCGCGGACACGTTGAACATTCTGGCCGCCGACTCCGGGCCGAAGGTGCTGGTCGGCGACCTCAATGCGCAGCCGGGGGCACCCGAGTTGGCCGCCCTCTGGCAGGACCTGCGTGACACCGCCCCGGGCGGTGCCAAGACGTACCCGGCGATCAACCCGGTGAGCCGGATCGACGTCATCAGTGTCTCGCCGGACATCACCGTGGTGGGCACGAGCACCACGGCGACCGCGGCGTCCGACCACCGGCCGGTGGTCGCCGACCTCCTGCTGCACCAGCGGGGCGACTGA
- a CDS encoding AAA domain-containing protein, whose product MLAGLAVPPAVEAERVVTAVLADLRSGAHRGVVVDSPPGAGKSTLVVRAAVELAAAGEPLIIIAQTNEQVDDLIDRLARKAPELPIGRLSATDYQPSERVEGHNLVRVAAKVAGLAGSAVIIGTAAKWATVGEGVWPWAIVDEAYQMRSDALLRVAGRFERALFVGDPGQLDPFSTVETARWTGLTWDPMQSAVATLLRHNPELPVHRLPVSWRLPATAAPVVAEAFYPFTGFRAGTGPADRALSFTEPGAGDQLDATVELAAASGWALYELPARHTPRTDGEAAAACAALAERVLRRGAVAVSEQAPDGAPVTADRIAIGAAHRDQVAAIRARLGEAGAGITVDTANRLQGREYDVTIVLHPLSGRRDATAFHLESGRLCVLASRHRHGCVVVARAGIAELLDAHPSTERVHLDVPVKFPDGWAANQAMLTHLAARRVATTAGSPAGC is encoded by the coding sequence ATGCTCGCGGGGCTGGCCGTGCCGCCCGCCGTCGAGGCGGAGCGGGTCGTCACCGCCGTGCTGGCCGACCTGCGCTCCGGCGCGCACCGGGGCGTGGTGGTCGACTCCCCACCCGGCGCCGGCAAGTCCACGCTCGTGGTCCGCGCCGCCGTCGAGCTGGCCGCTGCCGGCGAGCCGCTGATCATCATCGCGCAGACCAACGAGCAGGTCGACGACCTCATCGACCGCCTCGCCCGCAAGGCCCCCGAGCTGCCGATCGGCCGGCTCTCCGCCACCGACTACCAGCCGTCCGAGCGGGTCGAGGGCCACAACCTGGTCCGGGTCGCCGCGAAGGTCGCCGGCCTCGCCGGGTCCGCCGTCATCATCGGTACGGCCGCCAAGTGGGCCACCGTCGGCGAGGGCGTCTGGCCGTGGGCGATCGTGGATGAGGCGTACCAGATGCGCTCGGACGCCCTGCTGCGCGTGGCCGGCCGGTTCGAACGGGCGCTGTTCGTCGGCGACCCCGGGCAGCTCGACCCGTTCTCCACCGTCGAGACCGCGCGCTGGACCGGCCTGACCTGGGATCCGATGCAGTCGGCGGTGGCCACCCTGCTGCGGCACAACCCGGAGCTGCCCGTACACCGGCTGCCGGTGTCCTGGCGGCTGCCCGCCACCGCGGCGCCGGTGGTGGCGGAGGCGTTCTACCCGTTCACCGGGTTCCGGGCCGGCACCGGGCCCGCCGACCGGGCGCTGTCGTTCACCGAGCCTGGGGCGGGTGACCAGCTCGACGCGACCGTGGAGCTGGCCGCCGCGTCCGGCTGGGCGCTGTACGAGCTGCCGGCCCGGCACACGCCGCGTACCGACGGCGAGGCCGCGGCGGCGTGCGCGGCCCTCGCCGAGCGGGTGCTGCGGCGCGGCGCGGTCGCGGTCTCCGAGCAGGCGCCCGACGGCGCGCCGGTGACGGCGGACCGGATCGCGATCGGCGCCGCCCACCGCGACCAGGTAGCGGCGATCCGCGCCCGGCTCGGCGAGGCCGGCGCGGGCATCACCGTCGACACCGCCAACCGGCTCCAGGGCCGGGAGTACGACGTGACGATCGTGCTGCACCCGCTGTCCGGGCGGCGGGACGCGACCGCGTTCCACCTGGAGTCGGGGCGGCTGTGCGTGCTCGCCTCCCGGCACCGGCACGGGTGCGTCGTGGTGGCCCGGGCCGGGATCGCCGAACTGCTCGACGCGCACCCGTCGACCGAGCGGGTGCACCTGGACGTGCCGGTGAAGTTCCCGGACGGTTGGGCGGCCAACCAGGCGATGCTCACCCACCTCGCCGCACGTCGCGTCGCCACAACGGCGGGGTCTCCGGCTGGATGCTGA
- a CDS encoding glycoside hydrolase family 3 protein, protein MSKRALSAGRQLSRSAAAVLAASALAWLAGPPPLSAAAAPTESPGTLPPEAETGWVMRTLHRMTLEEKVGQLFTTRVYGETADTTDPASVQMNRSFLGVDNAAQAVARYHLGGFVYFAYAGNTNSPQQVAGLSNGIQQVAVAQPSGVPLLLSTDQEQGAVVRLGPPATQFPGNMALGAGRSVDDAGTAARITGQELRAVGINQDLAPVADVNVNPANPVIGVRSFGEDPSIAADMVAAQVTNYQAAGVAATVKHFPGHGDTAVDSHSGLPVIAHSRAELDRIDLPPFRAAIARGADAIMTAHIVVPALDPSGDPATLSHPILTGLLRQELGYDGVVVTDSLGMAGVRQKYGDARVPVLALRAGVDILVNPPVMQVAYDAVREAVRNGELTEQRIDESVTRILRLKWRRGVVAAPFVDPAAVSRTVGTPDHLAVAQAISDRTTTLLRTDAALPIPAGHRILVTGWDDPAAPTTTQALGAALGRHGVTPDVLSTGANPTAARIDAAVAAARQHDTTVVLTNRATGDAGQQRLVKAVAAARVPLVVIAVRDPYDVTMFPDVPAYLATYAFNGVAMDSLAGVLTGAIPPAGRLPVAIPDPGRPGAALFPFGAGLSTF, encoded by the coding sequence ATGTCGAAACGTGCCCTGTCCGCCGGCCGTCAACTGTCCCGCTCCGCCGCCGCTGTCCTCGCCGCGAGTGCCCTGGCCTGGTTGGCCGGGCCGCCCCCGCTCAGCGCCGCGGCCGCCCCGACCGAGTCCCCCGGCACCCTGCCGCCCGAAGCCGAGACAGGCTGGGTGATGAGGACGCTGCACCGGATGACGCTCGAAGAGAAGGTCGGCCAACTCTTCACCACCCGGGTCTACGGCGAGACCGCCGACACCACCGACCCGGCATCGGTCCAGATGAACCGGTCCTTCCTCGGCGTGGACAACGCGGCCCAGGCCGTGGCGCGCTACCACCTCGGTGGCTTCGTCTACTTCGCCTACGCCGGCAACACGAACTCCCCACAACAGGTCGCCGGGCTGTCCAACGGCATCCAGCAGGTCGCCGTCGCACAGCCGTCCGGGGTACCACTGCTGCTCAGCACCGACCAGGAACAGGGCGCTGTGGTGCGGCTCGGCCCACCGGCCACCCAGTTCCCCGGCAACATGGCCCTCGGTGCCGGCCGCAGCGTCGATGACGCCGGCACCGCCGCCCGGATCACCGGCCAGGAACTGCGGGCGGTCGGCATCAATCAGGACCTGGCCCCGGTGGCCGACGTCAACGTCAACCCCGCCAACCCGGTCATCGGCGTACGGTCGTTCGGGGAGGATCCGTCGATCGCCGCCGACATGGTCGCCGCGCAGGTGACCAACTACCAGGCGGCCGGGGTCGCGGCGACCGTGAAACACTTCCCCGGCCACGGCGACACGGCCGTGGACAGCCACAGCGGGCTGCCGGTCATCGCCCATTCCCGGGCCGAGCTGGACCGGATCGACCTGCCGCCGTTCCGCGCCGCCATCGCCCGCGGGGCCGACGCGATCATGACCGCGCACATCGTCGTGCCGGCGTTGGACCCGTCCGGCGACCCGGCCACGCTGTCGCACCCGATCCTCACCGGGCTCCTTCGGCAGGAACTCGGTTACGACGGTGTCGTGGTCACCGACTCACTGGGCATGGCGGGCGTACGACAGAAGTACGGCGACGCCCGGGTACCCGTGCTCGCCCTCAGGGCCGGGGTGGACATACTGGTCAACCCGCCGGTGATGCAGGTGGCCTACGACGCGGTCCGCGAGGCGGTACGCAACGGTGAACTCACCGAGCAGCGCATCGACGAGTCGGTGACCCGGATCCTACGGCTGAAGTGGCGCCGCGGGGTGGTGGCAGCTCCGTTCGTCGACCCCGCGGCGGTCTCCCGCACCGTCGGCACGCCCGACCACCTCGCAGTCGCGCAGGCAATCTCCGACCGCACCACGACACTGCTGCGGACCGACGCCGCGCTGCCGATCCCGGCCGGACACCGGATCCTGGTCACCGGGTGGGACGACCCGGCGGCGCCCACAACCACGCAGGCGCTGGGCGCGGCGCTTGGGCGGCACGGCGTCACGCCCGACGTGCTGAGCACCGGTGCGAATCCGACCGCCGCGCGCATCGACGCGGCGGTCGCGGCCGCCCGGCAACACGACACCACGGTGGTGTTGACCAACCGGGCGACCGGTGACGCGGGTCAGCAACGCCTGGTCAAGGCGGTGGCGGCCGCCCGCGTACCGCTCGTCGTCATCGCCGTGCGCGATCCGTACGACGTGACCATGTTCCCCGACGTGCCCGCCTACCTCGCCACGTACGCCTTCAACGGCGTCGCGATGGACTCGCTCGCCGGTGTGCTCACCGGCGCGATCCCACCGGCCGGCCGGCTGCCGGTGGCCATCCCCGACCCCGGGCGCCCGGGGGCTGCCCTGTTCCCGTTCGGCGCTGGCCTGTCCACCTTCTGA
- a CDS encoding SEC-C metal-binding domain-containing protein gives MSTSAIDEAAAIEAEADQYPDERGEILLEAAEAWRRAGRAERADALLGRLIADGGEDGCDAMVQLAEAHLARGMVDEAHEMLQRLARDASTHDGHCTLIAELLTERGDLQGALRWYDRAVARLSPEDLEELKGPDGWMQMPSVMVRGRRAVRQRLELAPDATDELVPPAPLGQQVVDADDVRDAVASGRTPRQVRMLVFQRAERAEARRRWPQEYDVTDDEHYRAAEHRWRELADSGVPAIRVVPATVDGLCEFAERIGESPLDPAVKARYAQAVEEGDIIAWPPPRNAPCWCGSTAKYKKCCGRAG, from the coding sequence GTGTCGACGAGTGCGATTGATGAGGCGGCCGCCATCGAGGCCGAGGCGGATCAGTATCCGGACGAGCGAGGCGAGATCCTTCTGGAGGCTGCCGAGGCGTGGCGCCGGGCAGGGCGAGCCGAACGGGCGGATGCACTGCTGGGCCGGCTGATCGCCGACGGCGGCGAAGACGGCTGCGACGCCATGGTGCAGCTCGCCGAAGCGCACCTCGCACGAGGCATGGTCGATGAAGCCCACGAGATGTTGCAGCGGCTGGCCCGCGACGCGTCGACGCACGACGGCCACTGCACGTTGATCGCTGAACTGCTCACCGAACGCGGTGATCTGCAAGGCGCCCTGCGGTGGTACGACCGGGCAGTGGCCCGACTTTCGCCGGAGGACCTGGAGGAGCTCAAGGGGCCGGACGGCTGGATGCAGATGCCGTCGGTGATGGTCCGTGGCCGGCGTGCGGTCCGCCAGCGGTTGGAGTTGGCGCCGGACGCCACCGACGAACTCGTCCCGCCAGCTCCGCTCGGACAGCAGGTCGTCGACGCGGATGACGTGCGGGACGCCGTGGCGTCCGGGCGGACGCCACGGCAGGTGCGGATGCTGGTCTTCCAGCGTGCGGAGCGGGCCGAGGCGCGACGGCGGTGGCCTCAGGAGTACGACGTGACCGACGACGAGCACTACCGGGCCGCGGAGCACCGGTGGCGGGAGTTGGCTGACAGCGGCGTGCCGGCCATCCGGGTGGTCCCGGCAACGGTCGACGGGCTCTGTGAGTTCGCCGAGCGGATCGGCGAGTCTCCGCTCGACCCGGCGGTGAAAGCGCGCTACGCCCAAGCCGTCGAGGAGGGGGACATCATCGCGTGGCCGCCGCCGCGCAACGCCCCGTGCTGGTGTGGATCGACGGCGAAGTACAAGAAGTGCTGCGGCCGGGCTGGCTGA